CGTTCGCCCTCGACCTCGCGGTCCTCGGCGCCTTCTGCATCGCGCTCTTCGCGGCAAGCCTTGTCAACATCAGGCGGAAGTGGATCGCCTCGACCGGGGCGCTCCACGACCGGGGCGCTCCGCCGGCGCTACCTCCCCGGCCAGGACGGCTCCCAGTTCCAGGTGCTCGTTGTGGTGATCCGGGTCTCGTCCGAACCGTCGATGTTGATCGTGTACACCTCGCTGCCCGAGCCGGGCGAGTGCCGCTCCGTGGTGAAGGCGATCCGCGTGCCATCGATCGAGACGGTCGGTGCCGAGTTGGGGCCGGCGCCGGTCGTCAGCTGCTCCACGTTCGTGCCGTCGGCGTCCATGATGTAGATCTGCGCTTCGCCGCTCCGTGTGCTGTAGAACACGATCTTCTGGCCATCGGGCGAGTAGAACGGCTCCGCATTGCCGTTCGACGACGTCGTCAGCTGGCGCAGGTTGCTGCCGTCGGCCTTCATGGACCATACCTGTCGGTCACCCGAGCGGAAGCTCTCGAAGACAATCCTCTTGCCGTCCGGCGACCACTGAGGCTCCTCGTCGCGGGCGGAGTGGTTCGTCAGACGTGTCTGGCCCGAGCCGTTGGCGTTCATCACGTAGATCTCGGTGTTGCCGTCCCTGTAGCTCGAGAACGCGATCCTCCTCCCGTCACGCGTCGCGCCGGCCTCGCCGTCGTCCGCGGGGTTGTTCGTCAGGTTCACTGGGTCCGAGCCGTCCGACTCCATGGAGTAGATCTCGCCGTTGCCGTCGCGGTAGGTCTGGAACATGATCCGCCCTGGGACGAGGTCGTCGTCTCCCGGGCCGGACACGCTCCCGCATCCTGGAGCCAGGAGCGCAGCCAGAAGCGCGGCGCAGGAGAACACGGTCAACTGCCACTTCGAGATCAGCACGTTCGCGTGCATGCCTTCCCCCCCTGTCATGAGCAGCTCGCCCCTCGCCTGGTCCACACGGACCACGTCAGCGTGCACCGATGGTGCCATGAGGGCAGGGTTGACGCTACCTGTACATCGCCTTGGTGGCGCCCCACGTGCTCGGCGCCACGGGAACCCCGCCGCAGCCCACCGGCCACGCCCCGACGAGATCGCACTCCGGGTTCACCGGGGAGAACGGCACGCAGGGGGACGGGGCGGCGATGTGGAGGTCCCCGTTCGCCGGGTCGCAGAAGAGCGGGTCGGCGGAGATGTTGCCCTTGATGCCGTACTGGTCGGCGATCGCCCCCACCCAGTCGCCGCCTTCGTTGCCGAAGACGTCGCAGCACGCAAGCTCGACGTAGTCCTCGTTGGACGCGACGCCCGGGCCCTGCGTGCTGAAGGCGACGACGGTGTTCACCATGGTGAGCTCGTAGTTGCCGGCGAGCACGGTCCCGTCGGGAGACCCGTTCCCCCAGAACGTGCAGTTCCTCACGAAGGTGGAGCTGATCTTCTCCGCCCACAGCGCGGCGCCCTCGTGGGCCGCGGTGTTGCCCACGAAGGTGCATCGGTCGACGAGGTTCGGGCCGGAGATCCAGAAGGTCAGCGCCCCGCCCGATGAGGACGACGCGTTGTCCTCAAAGAGGCACTCGATCACGTAGGCCTCGCTCTCGTCGTGGAAGCTCGCGGCCGCGGCCGCGTGGGACGCGTTCCCGACGAACTCGGACTCCACGATCTTCGCGAGGGTGCCGTACGCGAAGATCGCCCCGCCCTCGCTCGCGGCCTCGTTCTCAGCGAAGCGGCAGCGAACGATCGTGATCGCGCAGCGGTCGGCGTAGAGGGCGCCGCCGAGGTCGGGGTAGGTCGCCCACCCGCCGCGGACGCTCACGCCCGAGAGCACGGACCCGGCCTGCTCGCCGTGCCGGAAGCGGAACCCGCGGTGCGGGTCCGTCTCGCTCCCCCCGCAGTCGATCACGCACGACTCCGGCGCGCGGCTCTGCGACCGCACGGTGATCGCCTTGCCGAGGTAGTCGATGTCGCGGTTCCCGTCGCCGGTGAATGTCCCGTCGGTCAGGACGATGACGTCACCGTTGGTCGCGGCACCGATGGCCGACTGGATCGTGGGGAAGTCACCGGCGCCGTCGGGAGAGACGACGTAGGTCGTCGCCGTGGCGGAGGCGCAGCAGAGGAACAGCAGCGCGGCGGTGAGTGCCGGTGCACACATGGTCATCCTCCTCGCTACCTGAACTCCTCGATGTCCGCGCTCAGAAGCTCGCTCGCGATGTCCTCCAGCGTCACGATCCCGACGCAGCGCCCGCGGTCGTCAACCACGGAGAGAAGGTGCTCCCGGTTCTTCAGCATGGACTGGAGAGCGCTCATCAGCGTCGCCCGATGGTCGACGGTGTGAATCGGCCTGGCGTCCGCAATGAGCCGCCGGATGTCCTCGCCCGTCGCGGGCACCGCCTTCTTTGAAACGATGTACGCGTAGATGCCCTGCACACTGTCGCTTCTGCTGACCGGGTATCGCGTGTGCCCGCTCTCCCGCACCAGGGCGAGCACCGCTTCGGGCGCTTCCCCGTCCCTGATGAACCGGATCCGCTCGGGCGGGATCATGGCGTGCGTGATCTGCGTGTGGGTCAGCCTGACGGCGTTCACGATGATGTTCTCCTGCTCAAGGCCGATCGCCTTGCCCGACCGCGCGAGGCTGGCGAGCGTCACGAGGTCGGCAGTCGTGATCTGCTCCGATTGCGCTCGCGACGCCAGCCGCCTGAACATGGCTTCGCTCAGTTGCACGACAGGCCGCATCACGGTCGTCAGGGCCTCGACGACGGGCCCCGCCATAGGCGCGAGCCGGTCTCGGAAGCTGACCCCTATGACCTTGGGCAGGATCTCCGTCCCGAAGAGGATCACGACCGTGAACAGCAGGGAGAACACCCAGATGCGATGCTCACCGTAGACCTGAGCGAAGGCGCCGCCGGCCACGGTGGCGCCACCCGTGTGAGCGACGGTGTTCAGAACAAGGATGGCCGTGATCGGGCGGGCGACGTTGCTCTTCAGGCGTCTCCATGACCCGGCCGCTCGGGGACTCGCCACCTGAAGACGGCTGAGGGTGAGCGGGTTGAGGCTCAGAAGCAGCGCCTCGGCGAGCGAGCACACAAAGGAGACGAAGATGGCGACGGCCGAGCTCATGACAAGGACGAGCAGCATGGTTCGATCTCCTCCACAGAGGCGAGTGTCTCTGACCCACGACTTGCATTTGTACCACGTTTGGGGACACCGCGCTGCTGAGGGCGGTGCTCAGCGCTACCGGCATGCGCTGGCGGCGGACACGGCAGTCCCTGCCCCCCCGACAGGCGGACCCTCAAGTCACACAGTGTTGGACCATCGACATCCGTGGAGGACCAGAAACGGACGCTGCCGGGACGCGCCGTATCGCGCGCCCCGGCAGCCGGATCGTCCCGCTTCCGAGGGCCATGCGGATGCAGCGGGCAGCCTAGCTCTTGCTGCAGCTCCGCTCGCACTTCGCCCGCTGCTCGCAGGAGGCCTTCATCTCGTCGGTGCACGCCGCGCGGTCGCCCTTGCACGAGCACTTGGCGTCCGCATGATGCGCGCACTCGGCCGTGCACGCGCTGCCCTCGTGGGAGCAGGCCGGCGGCTGAGATGCGGTCTGGGCCTGCGCGCTCCCGGGGCACCCGGCAGGCGCCGCCTTCTGCGTGGCCTTGGCGCTGCTCGGACAACCGGAGCAGCCGGCCGTGAGCTCCGAGCCGCACACGGGCGCCGCCGCGGTGCAGCCCTGCGTCCCGGCGTCGGCCGTTGAGGCGCGCCAGAGGAGACCAAGTCCGACCCCGAGACCAACGACGACGATCGCCACAATCGTGATTGTCTGCCGCATCTGCTGCCTCCCTCTCGGATGCTGATCGCGGTCCAAGCTGACGCGCGTACCCCGCGACTCCTCGGCCAGCCAAGGAGGACGCGTGCGCACGAATGCCGCTATTCTACCCCAATCGCCGTCCCGGGTCAACCGGGGCTTTGACTTCGGGCTCATGCCCGTGTATCATGGCTGTTGGTCTGCTTGTCGGACAAGGACGCCCACATGGTCAGGATGCCAGCCCACTCCGCTGCCAAGCGGTCGCTCGCGCTCGTTCTCGGCGTCGTCGTCGCGCTGTCGGCGCTGGGTGTGCCCGCGGCATGCGGCTGCGGGCGACCGGTCGAGGTGACAGGCCGGACGGCGTCTTCGATCTCCGTTCCGGCGCCGGTGTGCCCGTGCTGCGAAGGAGGGTGCGCGGCGAGCGGGGGAAGCTGCTGGCGGGAGTGCGCCCGTTCGGCGCAGCCCCCCAGGAGCCCGGCTCCGCCCGCGGGGAGCGGACCCACCGACGCCCGCGACCAGAGGTCCCCACAGGCCCTGCAGACAGGCGACCAGCCGGACCATGACGCCTCCCTGCTGAGGGCGCCTCCCGGCCCCGGCGGCGATGCGCCCG
This DNA window, taken from Candidatus Effluviviaceae Genus I sp., encodes the following:
- a CDS encoding right-handed parallel beta-helix repeat-containing protein; translation: MCAPALTAALLFLCCASATATTYVVSPDGAGDFPTIQSAIGAATNGDVIVLTDGTFTGDGNRDIDYLGKAITVRSQSRAPESCVIDCGGSETDPHRGFRFRHGEQAGSVLSGVSVRGGWATYPDLGGALYADRCAITIVRCRFAENEAASEGGAIFAYGTLAKIVESEFVGNASHAAAAASFHDESEAYVIECLFEDNASSSSGGALTFWISGPNLVDRCTFVGNTAAHEGAALWAEKISSTFVRNCTFWGNGSPDGTVLAGNYELTMVNTVVAFSTQGPGVASNEDYVELACCDVFGNEGGDWVGAIADQYGIKGNISADPLFCDPANGDLHIAAPSPCVPFSPVNPECDLVGAWPVGCGGVPVAPSTWGATKAMYR
- a CDS encoding PD40 domain-containing protein, producing the protein MHANVLISKWQLTVFSCAALLAALLAPGCGSVSGPGDDDLVPGRIMFQTYRDGNGEIYSMESDGSDPVNLTNNPADDGEAGATRDGRRIAFSSYRDGNTEIYVMNANGSGQTRLTNHSARDEEPQWSPDGKRIVFESFRSGDRQVWSMKADGSNLRQLTTSSNGNAEPFYSPDGQKIVFYSTRSGEAQIYIMDADGTNVEQLTTGAGPNSAPTVSIDGTRIAFTTERHSPGSGSEVYTINIDGSDETRITTTSTWNWEPSWPGR
- a CDS encoding DUF21 domain-containing protein, producing the protein MLLVLVMSSAVAIFVSFVCSLAEALLLSLNPLTLSRLQVASPRAAGSWRRLKSNVARPITAILVLNTVAHTGGATVAGGAFAQVYGEHRIWVFSLLFTVVILFGTEILPKVIGVSFRDRLAPMAGPVVEALTTVMRPVVQLSEAMFRRLASRAQSEQITTADLVTLASLARSGKAIGLEQENIIVNAVRLTHTQITHAMIPPERIRFIRDGEAPEAVLALVRESGHTRYPVSRSDSVQGIYAYIVSKKAVPATGEDIRRLIADARPIHTVDHRATLMSALQSMLKNREHLLSVVDDRGRCVGIVTLEDIASELLSADIEEFR